A single region of the Sphaeramia orbicularis chromosome 6, fSphaOr1.1, whole genome shotgun sequence genome encodes:
- the LOC115421006 gene encoding LOW QUALITY PROTEIN: cyclic nucleotide-gated cation channel beta-1-like (The sequence of the model RefSeq protein was modified relative to this genomic sequence to represent the inferred CDS: deleted 1 base in 1 codon) → MFNWVVKVVPQPPEAPATEEPAKTQAPSPPKPKEAPAVKNPPLNNTEEGSDDSQAQTGVLGWLSNGFVSALPQPSGSPRLNRANCDAKTGEDGERSGVIEWVTQGLTKVLPQPDEKYKETNKVDTDEHTEVYEVATMPDYDPLPHIPVVEMVSEDEVSELEPQFPPNVVNWIKQMIPQPVIVPPGAVVVEPSTKSSRSSLDKILSPPPESLSGISLDTDGKAAAMVGWFVSGLGLKMPQPVTTPKDNIEVAAEVLQKASSKLKPDMVLEDVESDNEGQQKQENQSKAAAAAAPSTSLTSASTAAQQQEVTQDTQTNLLQVQQGSDANPAPEATDKISQEDAETQTGRWTPFIESIKKEAEDVALATMEERLLQERMEMARMAEEVARQTAETTIRQIATEGQSVKLSLGSQDLLEEPDAELQQVQEEESEVERNKVTQNKENLAEVEKKEETKEPENLEPKEEEAEPQQTAVTSLPPDTTTEPEPEPETKTEAQAEPEPEPKPEPEPEQKPEPEQNAEAEPQPETKTEEASPETEPVTQQPQKTEGDDQNANTEKAGEKEEDGGDGCGAPVSCDAFKNCLMRIPHTSECLGNINAFFKENGISSPKLPSMPKLPTQLSDVTKYLPSLPPELRQELSQIRLTQVPRDIAQTLTEFLPRGSDGSVGPSLSSLSQSLSSIPQKLSQVPIRSQQYFLNIRNRLNSLMPQVPKKQQQQQQQKQKKDKNLQDLELNRLAQRSPLPPPHHPYLRSRSPSPSSPNGSTLDLPNVPSYPRLPPIVSPPVKQLNSPSHQLSGLANPAFFIEDDSDISPIRPAESSSLSVRPAVNVEDVDSDHEKGGGGAAAVEAGGEGGGEEQSGTAQVLAPQDPKLTTLTVPVTPAGGRQSKGDKDRRLHSQSEDDDDEGSIPVRAWPSQSSLHSTDDILKERPASSASQTSTVVNERLQELVRMFKERTEKAKEKLIDPDSSDEDSVIPCECKTHLSPDGKISPSLLSYPHLWLPHIHIKLNELHTFFPSAPPQPSAPPPAAAPPVNSGEAQAGPSGGGGGGGGVKEEEDVEEEQTSCCKVKTPRWIRACMHYRFPASIDPFTNLMYVLWMFLVSLAWNWNAWFIPVRWAFPYQTPDNIYYWLLTDYMCDLIYILDIAIFQPRLQFVRGGDIVCDKKEMRKNYMKTKRFKFDVASLVPLELFYFKTGINPLLRLPRLLKINSFFVFNERLEAILTKAYIYRVIRTTTYLLYCLHCNACLYYWGSAFKGLGSTKWVYNGEGNSYIRCYYFAVKTLITIGGLPDPTTLFEIVFQLINYFVGVFAFSIMIGQMRDVVGAATAGQTYYRTCMDNTIKYMSSYRIPKDVQNRVKTWYNYTWQSQGMLDEQELLTQLPDKMRLDIAIDVNYSIVSKVPLFQGCDRQMIFDMLKSLRSVVYLPGDYVCKKGEVGREMYIIKAGEVQVVGGPDGKTVFVTLRAGSVFGEISLLAVGGGNRRTANVIAHGFANLFILDKKDLNEILVHYPESKKLLRKKARKMLTKGKKPDPKEEPKGPPQVQTAPVRQETPRLLRAALEMTERSTGLKGALAKVKEKTNKSSISLQPSICSSFPPPSPSFSCGPDRDVDTPSPLSAGSATYRSASRCHSNNNNNSVPPHSSERHGDTDKTDQERISDDEGKDDGQRKEKKV, encoded by the exons ATGTTCAACTGGGTGGTGAAAGTGGTCCCCCAACCCCCTGAAGCTCCTGCGACAGAGGAACCTGCCAAGACACAGGCCCCT AGTCCGCCCAAACCCAAAGAAG ctcCCGCTGTGAAGAATCCTCCACTAAACAATACAGAGGAGGGATCAGACGATAG CCAGGCCCAGACTGGAGTTTTAGGTTGGCTGTCTAATGGGTTTGTCAGTGCTCTGCCACAGCCCTCAGGCTCCCCAAGACTCAACAGGGCCAACTGTGATGCCAAG ACAGGAGAGGATGGAGAAAG GTCGGGGGTGATCGAGTGGGTCACACAAGGTCTGACCAAAGTGTTGCCTCAGCCTGACGAGAAATACAAAGAAACGAACAAAGTCGACACTGACGAACACACTGAG GTCTATGAGGTGGCAACAATGCCAG ATTATGATCCTCTTCCTCACATCCCTGTGGTGGAGATGGTGTCAGAGGATGAGGTTTCGGAGCTTGAACCTCAGTTCCCTCCAAA TGTGGTAAACTGGATAAAGCAGATGATTCCTCAGCCGGTTATAGTGCCCCCTGGTGCCGTTGTCGTAGAACCTTCAACCAAGTCCTCCCGCTCCTCTCTGGATAAAA TTCTGTCTCCTCCACCTGAATCTCTCAGTGGAATCTCACTAGATACCGATGGCAAGGCTGCAGC tatggttggttggtttgtgtcAGGACTGGGTCTGAAGATGCCTCAGCCTGTTACTACACCCAAAGATAACATAGAG GTTGCAGCTGAGGTTCTACAGAAAg CTTCATCCAAACTCAAACCTGACATGGTACTAGAAGACGTCGAGTCAGACAATGAGGGCCAGCAGAAACAGGAAAATCAGtccaaagcagcagcagcagcagcaccatcCACATCACTGACTTCAGCATCAACAGCAGCACAGCAACAGGAAGTAACGCAAGACACACAGACCAATTTACTGCAGGTTCAGCAGGGCTCTGATGCCAACCCGGCACCAGAAGCAACTGATAAAATATCTCAAGAAGATGCTGAGACCCAGACGGGCCGCTGGACACCATTTATCGAAAGCATCAAGAAGGAGGCAGAAGATGTGGCTCTGGCTACTATGGAGGAACG TCTGCTGCAGGAGCGCATGGAGATGGCACGCATGGCTGAAGAAGTGGCCAGGCAGACCGCTGAGACCACCATCAGACAGATTGCCACTGAAGGACAGTCCGTCAAGCTCTCACTGGGAAGCCAAGACCTGCTGGAGGAACCTGATGCCGA GCTACAACAGGTACAAGAGGAGGAGAGTGAAGTGGAGCGCAATAAAGTTACACA GAACAAAGAAAATCTTGCTGAAgtggaaaagaaggaggagactAAGGAGCCAG aaaatttAGAACcaaaggaggaggaggcagagccACAGCAGACCGCCGTCACATCACTGCCACCAGATACGACCACTGAGCCTGAGCCTGAGCCTGAGACCAAGACTGAGGCCCAGGctgaaccagagccagaaccaaagccagaaccagagccagagcaaaagccagagccagagcaaAACGCAGAGGCTGAACCACAACCAGAAACCAAGACTGAGGAAGCAAGTCCAGAAACTGAACCTGTAACCCAGCAACCACAGAAAACTGAAGGAGACGATCAAAACGCCAACACAGAGAAAGCTGGTGAAAAA GAAGAAGATGGTGGAGATGGGTGTGGTG CTCCAGTCAGCTGTGATGCATTTAAGAACTGCCTGATGCGCATTCCTCACACCTCTGAGTGCCTCGGCAACATCAACGCGTTCTTCAAAGAGAACGGCATCTCCTCTCCCAAACTACCCTCTATGCCTAAGCTACCCACCCAGCTCTCTGACGTTACAAAGTACTTACCCTCCCTCCCCCCTGAACTACGCCAAGAATTGTCCCAGATCCGACTCACGCAAGTACCCCGCGACATCGCCCAAACCCTGACTGAGTTCCTGCCCAGAGGCTCTGACGGTTCAGTCGGCCCCAGTCTGTCCAGTCTTTCCCAGAGCCTTTCAAGCATCCCACAGAAGCTCTCTCAGGTTCCCATTCGATCACAGCAGTACTTCCTAAACATCCGAAACCGCCTCAACAGCCTTATGCCACAAG TGCCTaagaaacaacaacagcaacaacagcaaaaacagaagaaagacaAGAATCTGCAAGACTTAGAGCTCAACCGACTTGCCCAACGTTCCCCTCTCCCACCTCCTCATCATCCTTACCTCCGTTCCCGCTCCCCATCTCCTTCCTCCCCTAATGGTAGCACACTAGACTTGCCCAATGTGCCATCCTACCCTCGCTTGCCACCGATCGTCAGCCCCCCAGTGAAACAGCTCAACTCCCCTTCCCACCAGCTGTCGGGCCTCGCTAACCCTGCGTTCTTCATTGAAGATGATTCAGATATTTCACCAATCAGACCTGCAG AGAGCTCTAGCCTCAGCGTTCGGCCAGCTGTCAATGTGGAGGATGTTGACTCCGAccatgagaaaggaggaggaggagcagcagcagtggaagctggaggagaaggaggaggggaagaGCAGAGTGGTACAGCCCAAGTCCTGGCCCCACAGGACCCCAAACTCACAACACTCACTGTCCCAGTGACACCCGCTGGAGGTCGTCAGAG TAAAGGAGATAAAGA CAGAAGGCTGCATTCTCagagtgaagatgatgatgatgaagggagCATCCCTGTCAGAGCCTGGCCCAGCCAGTCCAGCCTGCACAGCACAGATGATAT tCTAAAAGAACGTCCGGCATCTTCAGCCAGTCAGACCAGCACAGTGGTGAACGAGCGTCTCCAGGAGCTGGTCAGGATGTTTAAAGAGCGAACAGAGAAGGCCAAAGAGAAACTCATTGACCCAGACAGCTCAGATGAAGACAGCGTCATCCCCTGTGAGTGCAAG ACTCACCTTTCTCCAGATGGAAAAATCAGCCCCTCATTATTGTCATACCCTCACCTATGGCTGCCCCATATACACATAAAGCTTAATGAGTTACACA CCTTCTTCCCTTCAGCTCCTCCTCAGCCCTCAGCTCCACCGCCTGCTGCAGCTCCACCTGTGAACAGCGGGGAGGCTCAAGCAGGTccatcaggaggaggaggaggaggaggaggagtgaaggaggaagaggatgttGAGGAAGAGCAGACAAGCTGCTGCAAGGTGAAAACTCCTCGGTGGATAAGAGCCTGTATGCACTACCGCTTCCCTGCCAGCATCGACCCCTTCACCA ACCTAATGTATGTGCTGTGGATGTTTTTGGTGTCTCTGGCGTGGAACTGGAACGCCTGGTTCATCCCGGTGCGCTGGGCCTTCCCTTACCAGACTCCTGATAACATTTACTACTGGCTACTGACCGACTACATGTGTGACCTCATTTACATCTTGGACATTGCTATCTTCCAGCCACGCCTGCAGTTCGTGCGGGGAGGAGATATAGTG tgtgacaaaaaagaaatgaggaagaattacatgaaaacaaaacgcTTCAAG tttgatgtAGCCAGTCTTGTTCCGCTGGAGCTTTTTTATTTTAAGACAGGCATCAACCCTCTGCTCCGTTTACCCAGGCTACTGAAG ATCAACTCCTTTTTTGTGTTCAATGAGCGTCTGGAGGCGATTTTAACCAAAGCATACATCTACAG gGTGATCCGAACCACCACATATCTTCTTTACTGTCTCCACTGTAACGCCTGTCTTTACTATTGGGGCTCAGCCTTTAAAGGCCTGGGATCCACCAAATGGGTGTACAATGGCGAGGGGAACAG TTATATTCGCTGTTACTACTTTGCGGTGAAGACCCTGATCACCATCGGAGGTCTACCAGATCCCACCACCCTGTTTGAGATCGTCTTCCAACTCATAAATTACTTTGTTGGAGTTTTTGCCTTCTCTATCATGATTGGACAG ATGCGTGATGTGGTCGGTGCAGCCACAGCAGGTCAGACCTACTACCGCACTTGCATGGACAACACTATTAAGTACATGTCATCCTATCGTATACCTAAAGATGTCCAGAACCGTGTCAAGACCTGGTATAATTACACTTGGCAATCACAAGGCATGCTGG ATGAACAGGAGCTGCTCACACAGTTGCCTGATAAAATGCGTCTGGATATCGCTATAGATGTGAACTATTCCATTGTGAGCAAAGTCCCTCTGTTTCAG GGCTGTGACCGACAGATGATCTTTGACATGCTGAAAAGCCTACGTTCTGTTGTTTACCTACCAGGGGATTACGTCTGCAAAAAG GGGGAGGTGGGCCGGGAGATGTACATCATAAAAGCAGGGGAGGTGCAGGTGGTTGGAGGACCAGATGGGAAGACGGTGTTTGTCACTCTGAGAGCAGGATCGGTCTTTGGAGAGATCAG TTTGCTTGCAGTAGGTGGAGGGAACAGGCGCACAGCCAATGTGATTGCTCATGGCTTTGCCAATCTCTTCATCCTGGACAAAAAAGACCTCAATGAGATCTTGGTCCACTACCCTGAGTCCAAGAAGCTTCTCCGGAAGAAGGCCAG GAAGATGCTCACTAAGGGAAAGAAACCTGATCCTAAAGAGGAGCCAAAGGGGCCGCCTCAGGTCCAAACAGCCCCTGTCAGACAAGAGACGCCCAGGCTGTTGAGAGCAGCCCTGGAGATGACAGAACGATCCACTGGACTGAAAGGAGCTCTGGCTAAAGTCAAAGAGAAGACCAACAAGTCCAGCATCTCATTACAG CCGTCCATCTGTTCCTCCTTCCCTCCTCCATCTCCGTCTTTCAGCTGTGGTCCTGACCGAGACGTCGACACTCCGTCGCCCCTCTCTGCCGGCTCTGCAACGTACCGCTCTGCTTCCCGTTgccacagcaacaacaacaacaactctgTGCCTCCTCACTCGTCAGAGCGTCATGGAGACACAGACAAAACAGACCAGGAGAGAATTAGTGACGATGAAGGGAAAGACGACGgacagaggaaagaaaagaaggtGTGA